A region from the Corylus avellana chromosome ca7, CavTom2PMs-1.0 genome encodes:
- the LOC132187203 gene encoding lysine-rich arabinogalactan protein 18-like — protein MDRKCLLAFALIGVIVASVGAQSPAAAPSKSPATPVVATSPVSSPTAAPSKPQSPAKAPSKPKSPAPATSPLSAPPASAPVKPTAPTPSKPAAPAPVAKPPASSPPAAAPVSSPPAPVPVSSTSTPLPAPAKSPPSPAPETVPSSAPPAPVSTPTAEVPAPAPSKKKTKVKSKKHHAPAPGPAFLGPPAPPAEAPGPSDDASSPGPSLADESGAVTIRAVQQVVAGLALGWAVLGLIL, from the exons ATGGATCGGAAATGCTTGCTCGCATTCGCGTTGATCGGCGTCATTGTCGCCAGCGTCGGAGCCCAGTCCCCAGCGGCTGCGCCATCCAAATCTCCAGCGACTCCGGTGGTTGCTACTTCACCGGTTTCATCACCAACCGCAGCTCCCTCTAAGCCACAATCACCAGCCAAAGCACCTTCGAAGCCTAAATCTCCGGCTCCGGCCACGTCTCCATTGTCGGCTCCACCGGCTTCGGCTCCTGTGAAACCGACGGCACCAACTCCATCGAAGCCTGCGGCGCCAGCTCCAGTGGCTAAACCTCCTGCGTCGTCGCCTCCCGCGGCAGCTCCAGTGAGCTCTCCACCTGCTCCGGTTCCGGTCAGCTCTACCTCTACGCCCCTGCCTGCACCGGCGAAGTCTCCCCCGTCACCTGCGCCAGAGACCGTTCCCTCCAGCGCTCCTCCGGCTCCGGTCTCCACGCCGACAGCCGAGGTTCCAGCTCCGGCTCCAAGCAAGAAGAAGACAAAGGTTAAGTCTAAGAAGCACCACGCGCCGGCTCCAGGGCCAGCGTTTCTAGGCCCGCCCGCTCCTCCGGCGGAAGCACCCGGACCCAGCGACGACGCGTCATCGCCTGGTCCTTCTTTGGCTGATGAG AGTGGAGCGGTGACGATCAGGGCCGTGCAGCAGGTGGTGGCTGGCTTGGCATTGGGATGGGCTGTCCTCGGCTTGATcctttag
- the LOC132188614 gene encoding uncharacterized protein LOC132188614, with amino-acid sequence MESQRQHNPTAEPTCNKASCFFCTMINEPDPSIRKAKISKFFKEMPLRDDQEHILALSGLWRIAMTQTDDPEFPSLGIFECMAKLIRKSINDRDWLLKGQNIYIPYYAAHIVGSYTMSKVQFAEKAVKSGVILPLMELLRGKISWVEQRVAVRALCHLASHERTFEAIAVHEMELIELAMKIASTCLDEVYDKFIGVRDSKRLKYHSELLTRGLGVLEIENRKAEEWATQLQCWSLYLLNCFACKERSLSLICNNKFLQDLCGMWGGLAYRSSPAGIGLIRTLCETKTGRTSVAELKQIMQSICSLSRSSDDWQYTAIDCLLLILKDPETRYNAMDIAAPVLVDLVELGATGGRSKVGDTITQAILKDYHMIKYGNLKLKSKRAEQALGEIWDLKVERKKREKLMSKQEVGERKLLACNLKKDGNQRFWSGDIEKAVIKYSEALNSCPLRMRKERVVLYSNRAQCHLLLRNPEAAISDATRALCLSSAANPHGKSLWRRSQAYDMEELGRESLMDCLAFVSDCLNSENPNKRTKIPYYAARMINKQMNATWIFAPAKLKRYNQHEGKVEESDDHHQVDHVIKIMKMKRKEKGRLDIPTIVEEEHLVDERWNRKPEKPGGKKMTASMELDTFQNGCAHQKLGWKRT; translated from the exons ATGGAGTCCCAACGGCAACACAATCCAACCGCTGAGCCAACATGCAACAAAGCATCTTGTTTCTTTTGTACCATGATCAATGAGCCAGACCCATCAATTAGAAAAGCTAAAATCTCCAAATTCTTTAAAGAAATGCCTCTCAGAGACGACCAAGAACATATTCTCGCCCTCAGTGGGCTCTGGAGGATCGCCATGACTCAAACGGATGACCCAGAATTCCCATCTCTCGGCATCTTTGAGTGCATGGCAAAACTAATCCGCAAAAGCATCAACGACCGAGATTGGCTTCTTAAGGGTCAGAACATCTATATCCCTTACTATGCAGCGCATATTGTCGGCTCCTATACCATGAGCAAAGTTCAATTTGCAGAAAAAGCTGTTAAATCAGGCGTGATATTGCCACTAATGGAGCTTTTGAGAGGTAAGATTAGTTGGGTCGAGCAAAGAGTCGCGGTTCGAGCACTTTGTCACTTGGCTAGCCATGAGAGAACTTTTGAAGCCATTGCTGTGCATGAGATGGAGCTCATAGAATTAGCTATGAAGATAGCCTCCACATGCCTCGACGAGGTCTATGATAAGTTCATTGGTGTGAGAGATTCAAAGAGATTGAAGTACCACAGCGAGCTGCTGACAAGAGGGCTTGGAGTGTTGGAGATTGAGAACAGGAAGGCAGAGGAATGGGCTACCCAGCTTCAATGCTGGTCTCTATATCTCCTAAACTGCTTTGCATGCAAAGAAAGATCTCTCAGTTTAATCTGCAATAACAAATTCTTGCAGGATTTGTGTGGAATGTGGGGTGGTTTAGCATATCGGTCCTCGCCTGCTGGGATAGGACTCATTAGGACTCTTTGCGAGACAAAAACTGGAAGAACAAGTGTAGCAGAATTGAAACAAATCATGCAGAGTATTTGCAGTCTCTCAAGATCCTCCGATGACTGGCAGTACACGGCCATTGATTGTCTTTTGCTGATTCTTAAAGACCCAGAAACAAGATATAACGCTATGGATATTGCAGCTCCAGTTCTTGTTGATTTGGTGGAGCTTGGAGCCACTGGAGGAAGATCAAAGGTAGGAGATACAATCACACAGGCAATCCTAAAAGATTACCACATGATCAAGTATGGAAATTTGAAGTTGAAGAGCAAAAGAGCTGAGCAAGCATTAGGAGAAATATGGGACTTGAAGGttgaaaggaaaaagagagagaagctaATGTCTAAACAAGAAGTTGGGGAGAGAAAACTCTTGGCGTGTAATCTGAAAAAGGATGGAAATCAAAGGTTTTGGTCAGGGGACATTGAAAAGGCTGTGATAAAGTACTCGGAGGCTTTGAATTCGTGCCCACTAAGgatgagaaaagagagagttgTTCTTTACAGCAATAGAGCTCAATGCCATTTGCTGCTGAGAAACCCAGAAGCTGCCATTAGTGACGCAACTCGAGCTCTGTGTCTATCCAGTGCGGCGAATCCTCACGGTAAGAGCCTGTGGAGGAGATCACAGGCTTATGACATGGAAGAGTTGGGTAGAGAGAGCTTGATGGACTGCTTAGCGTTTGTCAGCGACTGCTTGAATTCTGAGAACCCCAACAAGCGTACAAAGATCCCGTACTATGCCGCACGTATGATTAACAAGCAGATGAACGCCACGTGGATTTTTGCTCCTGCCAAGTTGAAGAGGTATAATCAACATGAAGGAAAAGTAGAAGAATCCGACGACCACCATCAAGTTGACCATGTGATAAAGATCATGAAAATGAAGAGGAAGGAGAAGGGCCGCCTTG ATATACCCACCATTGTAGAAGAGGAGCATTTGGTTGATGAGAGATGGAACAGAAAGCCAGAGAAGCCAGGAGGGAAGAAGATGACGGCGTCGATGGAGCTGGACACATTTCAAAACGGCTGTGCGCATCAGAAATTAGGGTGGAAAAGAACATGA